From Nocardioides sp. HDW12B, the proteins below share one genomic window:
- a CDS encoding NAD-dependent succinate-semialdehyde dehydrogenase encodes MTEYAVRNPATGELVRSYDTATDADIKDAIDRAQSAYQEWGRRTSVGERAALVRRVAELHTERTEELADLIVEEMGKPREEAVGEVEFSAAIYEYYADHAEEFLKDEEITLLAGEGTARISREPVGVLLGIMPWNFPAYQVARFAGPNLCLGNTILLKHAPQCPSSSAFLEQIFADAGLPDGAYVNIYASNEQAADIIADPRVQGVSVTGSERAGAAVAEIAGRNLKKVVLELGGSDPFVVLGTDDMDATVEAALAARLGNTGQACNAGKRFIVAEELYDEFVEKFTAGIIAAGRPPLSSELAADRLMDQIERAKADGATLVAAEGERAGAHVPSGVLTGVGRSSGTFHEELFGPVAMVFKAKDEAEAIELANDTPFGLGSYVFTNDPEQAERVAGQIEAGMVFVNLVDADGAELPFGGVKRSGLGRELGRFGIEEFVNRKMIRVG; translated from the coding sequence ATGACCGAGTACGCCGTCCGCAATCCCGCCACGGGTGAGCTGGTCCGTAGCTACGACACCGCCACCGACGCCGACATCAAGGACGCCATCGACCGCGCCCAGTCGGCCTACCAGGAATGGGGCCGCCGGACCTCGGTCGGCGAGCGTGCCGCCCTGGTGCGGCGCGTGGCCGAGCTCCACACCGAGCGCACCGAGGAGCTCGCCGACCTCATCGTCGAGGAGATGGGCAAGCCTCGTGAGGAGGCCGTCGGCGAGGTCGAGTTCAGCGCCGCGATCTACGAGTACTACGCCGACCATGCCGAGGAGTTCCTCAAGGACGAGGAGATCACGCTGCTCGCAGGCGAGGGCACGGCCCGGATCTCCCGCGAGCCGGTCGGCGTCCTGCTCGGGATCATGCCGTGGAACTTCCCGGCCTACCAGGTCGCCCGGTTCGCCGGCCCGAACCTGTGCCTGGGCAACACGATCCTGCTCAAGCACGCGCCGCAGTGTCCCTCCTCGTCGGCGTTCCTCGAACAGATCTTCGCCGACGCCGGCCTCCCGGACGGCGCCTACGTCAACATCTACGCCAGCAACGAGCAGGCGGCCGACATCATCGCCGACCCGCGCGTCCAGGGCGTCTCGGTCACCGGCTCGGAGCGGGCGGGTGCCGCGGTTGCCGAGATCGCGGGCCGCAACCTGAAGAAGGTCGTGCTCGAGCTCGGTGGCTCGGACCCGTTCGTCGTGCTCGGCACCGACGACATGGACGCGACGGTAGAAGCGGCCCTGGCCGCCCGGCTCGGCAACACCGGCCAGGCGTGCAACGCGGGCAAGCGCTTCATCGTCGCCGAGGAGCTGTACGACGAGTTCGTCGAGAAGTTCACCGCAGGCATCATCGCCGCCGGCCGCCCCCCGCTCTCGTCGGAGCTCGCCGCGGACCGGCTCATGGATCAGATCGAGCGCGCGAAGGCCGACGGAGCCACCTTGGTCGCAGCCGAGGGGGAGCGCGCCGGAGCGCACGTGCCCTCCGGCGTGCTGACCGGTGTCGGCCGGAGCAGCGGCACCTTCCACGAGGAGCTGTTCGGACCGGTGGCGATGGTCTTCAAGGCCAAGGACGAGGCCGAGGCTATCGAGCTCGCCAACGACACGCCCTTCGGCCTGGGCTCCTACGTGTTCACCAACGACCCCGAGCAGGCCGAGCGGGTGGCGGGCCAGATCGAGGCGGGCATGGTGTTCGTCAACCTCGTCGACGCAGACGGCGCGGAGCTGCCCTTCGGCGGTGTGAAGAGGTCGGGTCTCGGTCGCGAGCTGGGCCGGTTCGGCATTGAGGAGTTTGTCAACCGGAAGATGATCCGCGTCGGCTGA
- a CDS encoding lecithin retinol acyltransferase family protein, with product MARADHIYVSRGPYTHHGIDAGDGTVIHFTGEPGAAKINASIARTSMVDFLKGGDLKTRRYGARDDVDTTMARAEGRLGETGYHLVINNCEHFATWCCTGRSSSEQVRGAGSLTAHGAVAGTTVAATTGVVGALGAVGGMSGAGIMSGLATAGGVAGGGAAIGPAMIGLGPAVVSVGITQVALRDDETLPDEERRARRDGRAASLVGAGASTIGGVAAISAAGTTGLSAAGISSGLATIGGLAGGGMAAGTVAVVAAPAVAAAGLGAGVFMLSRRLRRRTHQAEVNDENTPAGAGGQ from the coding sequence GTGGCCAGGGCAGATCACATCTACGTCAGTCGCGGTCCATACACCCACCATGGGATCGATGCTGGCGATGGCACCGTCATCCACTTCACTGGCGAGCCCGGCGCCGCCAAGATCAACGCCTCGATTGCGCGAACCTCGATGGTGGATTTCCTCAAGGGCGGCGATCTCAAGACACGGCGGTATGGAGCGCGCGATGACGTGGACACCACCATGGCTCGAGCAGAGGGGCGTCTAGGCGAAACCGGCTATCACTTGGTCATCAACAACTGCGAACACTTCGCTACCTGGTGCTGTACCGGTCGTAGCTCGAGCGAGCAGGTTCGAGGCGCAGGAAGCCTCACAGCACATGGTGCAGTCGCCGGGACCACGGTTGCAGCCACCACAGGCGTTGTTGGTGCCTTGGGCGCTGTAGGCGGCATGAGTGGCGCGGGGATCATGTCGGGCCTGGCGACCGCGGGAGGTGTAGCCGGCGGCGGAGCCGCCATCGGCCCGGCCATGATCGGCCTCGGACCAGCAGTAGTGAGCGTGGGGATCACCCAGGTCGCCTTGCGTGATGACGAGACGTTGCCAGACGAGGAGCGCAGGGCACGCCGTGATGGGAGGGCCGCATCGCTTGTCGGGGCGGGCGCGAGCACGATCGGTGGGGTAGCGGCGATCAGTGCGGCTGGGACGACCGGCCTGAGCGCAGCCGGAATCAGTAGCGGTCTGGCCACAATCGGCGGGTTGGCCGGAGGAGGTATGGCGGCGGGCACAGTCGCAGTGGTTGCTGCCCCCGCAGTCGCGGCCGCGGGTTTGGGTGCCGGTGTATTCATGCTTAGCCGACGTCTGAGACGAAGGACTCACCAGGCCGAGGTGAACGACGAAAACACCCCAGCCGGAGCAGGTGGGCAGTGA
- a CDS encoding PIN domain-containing protein, producing the protein MSELEGVAGAEPVVIDTMIAGALISRRALAAKYDVHLAGRPLVVSFITVAELRFGALKAGWGATRIESLESRLSAMTVVPSDSDLADAYAELRLACHRAGHGLQQKNHEADRWIAATAVRFGLPLVSDDSIFDNVPGLVNIRIPS; encoded by the coding sequence ATGTCTGAGCTCGAGGGGGTGGCGGGAGCAGAACCAGTTGTCATCGACACGATGATCGCTGGGGCGCTGATCTCGCGACGCGCGTTGGCCGCCAAGTACGACGTGCACCTCGCAGGGCGCCCTCTGGTCGTTTCTTTCATCACGGTGGCCGAACTACGCTTCGGCGCGCTGAAGGCGGGCTGGGGCGCCACACGGATTGAGAGTCTTGAAAGTCGACTCTCGGCCATGACCGTCGTCCCAAGTGATAGTGACCTAGCAGACGCCTACGCGGAACTGAGGCTCGCATGTCATCGCGCGGGCCACGGTTTGCAGCAGAAGAACCACGAGGCAGATCGATGGATCGCAGCAACAGCTGTTCGTTTCGGGCTGCCCCTCGTCTCGGACGACTCGATATTCGACAACGTTCCGGGACTCGTGAACATCAGGATCCCGTCCTGA
- a CDS encoding MmcQ/YjbR family DNA-binding protein: MPRKPRIEPSGEVVARIASTALTLPDAYEEDAWTGVRWRVRGKTFAHVLVAQEGYTSAYRDMTGVTDPTTVMTFRSTGDELLALTNAGPPFYQPPWSPSIVGMVLDDATDWGEVAELVTESYLFCAPRKLRRRIEG, from the coding sequence GTGCCCAGGAAGCCGCGCATCGAGCCGTCCGGCGAGGTGGTCGCCCGGATCGCGTCCACCGCGTTGACGCTGCCGGACGCGTACGAGGAGGACGCCTGGACCGGCGTCAGATGGCGGGTGCGGGGCAAGACCTTCGCCCATGTCCTGGTGGCCCAGGAGGGCTACACCTCGGCCTACCGCGACATGACCGGCGTGACCGACCCGACCACGGTGATGACCTTCCGCTCGACCGGCGACGAGCTTCTGGCTCTGACGAACGCCGGTCCACCCTTCTACCAACCGCCCTGGTCCCCCTCCATCGTCGGCATGGTGCTCGACGACGCCACCGACTGGGGCGAGGTGGCCGAGCTGGTGACCGAGAGCTACCTCTTCTGCGCGCCCCGGAAGCTCCGGCGCCGGATAGAGGGGTGA
- a CDS encoding nitronate monooxygenase: MIEQLLRTPLTELTGVRHPVVQTGMGWVAGPRLVSGTANAGGLGILASATMTYDELDHAIREVKGRTAEPFGVNLRADAADAPRRVDLLIEHGVKVASFALAPKPELIGKLKDHGIVVMPSVGAARHAEKVAGWGADLVMIQGGEGGGHTGSVPTTLLLPSVLDAVDIPVVAAGGFFDGRGLAAALAYGAAGVGMGTRFLLTQDSSVPEAVKRLYLSYGLDGTVVTSKVDGMPHRMLRTDLVEEVESGGRLRRLAPTARRTMEFKKASGMSWRQVAVDGRAMKKAGERSWGQMVLAANTPTMLKSGLVDGDTDAGVLAAGQVVGLLDDLPTCEELVDRVVTEAAERVGALARLQA; the protein is encoded by the coding sequence GTGATCGAGCAGCTGCTGCGCACTCCCCTGACCGAGCTGACCGGCGTGAGGCACCCGGTCGTGCAGACCGGCATGGGCTGGGTCGCCGGGCCGCGCCTGGTGTCCGGTACGGCGAACGCGGGCGGGCTCGGCATCCTGGCCAGCGCCACCATGACGTACGACGAGCTCGACCACGCGATCCGCGAGGTGAAGGGCCGCACCGCCGAGCCGTTCGGCGTGAACCTGCGCGCCGACGCCGCCGACGCTCCCCGGCGCGTCGACCTGCTCATCGAGCACGGCGTGAAGGTGGCGTCGTTCGCGCTGGCGCCGAAGCCGGAGCTGATCGGGAAGCTCAAGGACCACGGCATCGTGGTGATGCCCAGCGTGGGCGCGGCCCGTCACGCGGAGAAGGTGGCCGGCTGGGGCGCGGACCTGGTGATGATCCAGGGCGGCGAGGGCGGCGGCCACACCGGCTCGGTGCCGACGACGCTGCTGCTGCCGTCGGTGCTGGATGCGGTCGACATCCCCGTCGTCGCGGCGGGTGGCTTCTTCGACGGCCGCGGGCTGGCCGCGGCGCTGGCGTACGGCGCTGCTGGGGTCGGCATGGGCACCCGCTTTCTGCTGACCCAGGACTCGTCGGTGCCGGAGGCGGTGAAGCGGCTCTACCTGTCCTACGGCCTCGACGGCACCGTCGTGACCTCGAAGGTCGACGGCATGCCGCACCGGATGCTGCGCACCGACCTCGTCGAGGAGGTCGAGAGCGGCGGCCGCCTGCGCCGGCTGGCGCCGACCGCCCGCCGGACGATGGAGTTCAAGAAGGCCAGCGGCATGTCGTGGCGTCAGGTCGCTGTGGACGGGCGGGCGATGAAGAAGGCCGGGGAGCGGTCGTGGGGTCAGATGGTGCTGGCGGCCAACACCCCGACGATGCTGAAGTCGGGGCTGGTCGACGGTGACACCGACGCCGGAGTGCTGGCGGCCGGGCAAGTCGTGGGTCTGCTGGACGACCTCCCGACCTGCGAGGAACTCGTCGACCGCGTCGTGACTGAAGCCGCCGAGCGCGTGGGCGCTCTTGCGCGACTTCAGGCCTAG
- a CDS encoding CoA-transferase, with translation MSDATRAEVCAAAIADCFADDGEIFGSPMGLLPTLGARLCKLTSNPDLVLSDGEALWLGGVPPLGESAEVVEGWIPFRRVFEIVASGKRHVMMGATQIDRHGNQNISLIGDYDRPKRMLLGARGAPGNTVNNRTSYWVPKHSSRVFVEQVDMVSGVGAARAAAAGPAATRFHDIHRVVTNLAVLDLGGPDGTLRVRSVHPGVTVDEVHEASGCALHVESDVPQTRQPSLEELTLIREMLDPRALRDREVPPVEKAAAS, from the coding sequence ATGAGCGACGCCACCCGGGCCGAGGTCTGCGCCGCCGCCATCGCGGACTGCTTCGCCGACGACGGTGAGATCTTCGGCAGCCCGATGGGCCTGCTGCCCACCCTCGGAGCTCGCCTGTGCAAGCTGACGTCGAACCCCGACCTGGTGCTCTCCGACGGCGAGGCGCTGTGGCTGGGCGGAGTGCCGCCGCTGGGCGAGAGCGCCGAGGTGGTGGAGGGCTGGATCCCGTTCCGCCGGGTCTTCGAGATCGTCGCCTCCGGCAAGCGCCACGTGATGATGGGCGCGACCCAGATCGACCGCCACGGCAACCAGAACATCTCGCTGATCGGTGACTACGACCGTCCGAAGCGGATGCTGCTGGGCGCCCGCGGCGCACCGGGCAACACCGTCAACAACCGCACGTCCTACTGGGTGCCCAAGCACAGTTCCCGCGTCTTCGTGGAACAGGTCGACATGGTGTCCGGCGTCGGGGCAGCGCGAGCCGCGGCGGCTGGACCGGCGGCGACGCGCTTTCACGACATCCACCGCGTGGTCACCAACCTGGCCGTGCTCGACCTCGGCGGGCCGGACGGCACGCTCCGGGTGCGCTCGGTCCATCCCGGCGTCACTGTCGACGAGGTGCACGAGGCCAGCGGCTGCGCGCTCCACGTCGAGAGCGACGTACCTCAGACGCGGCAGCCGAGTCTCGAGGAGCTCACCCTCATCCGGGAGATGCTCGACCCCCGGGCGCTGCGCGACCGTGAGGTGCCGCCGGTCGAGAAGGCGGCGGCGTCGTGA
- a CDS encoding CoA transferase subunit A: MSTPRDKRMTIDQVVGELKDGMTIGIGGWGPRRKPMALVRAILRSELKDLTIVSYGGADVGLLCAAGKVKRLVFAFVSLDTVPLEPLFTRARQDGTIPEVVELDEGMFQTGLQAAAQRLPFLPMRAGLGSDVLVHNPDIRTVTSPYADGEELVAVPALPLDVALVHLNRADQHGNATYLGPDPYFDDLFCLAADRAYVSVEQVVDTAGLTVDTPVQRLLLSRMMVAGVVEAPNGAHFTTCTPDYERDETFMRHYAKAAADPGTWAAFEARFLTGDEVAYQQAVTDFHAEREASA, from the coding sequence ATGAGCACCCCCCGCGACAAGCGGATGACCATCGACCAGGTCGTCGGCGAGCTCAAGGACGGCATGACGATCGGCATCGGCGGCTGGGGCCCGCGCCGCAAGCCGATGGCGCTGGTGCGCGCGATCCTCCGCTCGGAACTGAAGGACCTCACGATCGTGTCGTACGGCGGCGCCGACGTCGGCCTGCTCTGCGCAGCCGGCAAGGTCAAACGGCTGGTGTTCGCGTTCGTCTCCCTCGACACCGTCCCGCTCGAGCCGCTGTTCACCCGCGCCCGCCAGGACGGCACGATCCCGGAGGTCGTCGAGCTCGACGAGGGCATGTTCCAGACCGGTCTGCAGGCAGCGGCGCAGCGGCTGCCCTTCCTCCCGATGCGGGCGGGTCTGGGCTCCGACGTGCTGGTCCACAACCCCGACATCCGCACCGTCACCAGCCCCTACGCCGACGGCGAGGAGCTGGTCGCCGTGCCGGCCCTCCCCCTCGACGTCGCCCTGGTCCACCTCAACCGGGCGGACCAGCACGGCAACGCGACGTACCTCGGGCCCGACCCCTACTTCGACGACCTGTTCTGCCTGGCCGCCGACCGCGCCTACGTATCGGTCGAGCAGGTCGTCGACACCGCCGGGCTGACCGTCGACACCCCCGTCCAACGGCTGCTGCTGAGCCGGATGATGGTCGCCGGCGTCGTCGAGGCGCCCAACGGCGCGCACTTCACCACCTGCACGCCCGACTACGAGCGCGACGAGACCTTCATGCGCCACTACGCCAAGGCCGCGGCCGACCCCGGGACGTGGGCTGCGTTCGAGGCCCGCTTCCTGACCGGTGACGAGGTCGCCTACCAGCAGGCCGTCACCGACTTCCACGCCGAGCGGGAGGCGAGCGCATGA
- a CDS encoding enoyl-CoA hydratase family protein, producing the protein MGVTSVLREDHVRVVTMDYPPVNALPVQGWYDVAAALDEASADRATHVVVLRAEGRGFNAGVDIKEMQATSGFDALIGANKGCFAAFKAVYECAVPVVAAVQGFCLGGGVGLVGNADCIVASDDAYFGVPEVDRGALGAATHLARMVPPHLMRTLYFTGRHIRAAELVPHGSVLEVVGRDALDDAALAVAGEIAAKDTRVIRAAKEALNGIDPVDVNKSYRFEQGFTMELNLAGVADELRDDFVRTSGA; encoded by the coding sequence GTGGGGGTCACCTCCGTCCTGCGTGAGGACCACGTCCGCGTCGTGACGATGGACTACCCGCCCGTCAACGCCCTGCCCGTCCAGGGCTGGTACGACGTCGCCGCTGCGCTCGACGAGGCGTCGGCCGACCGGGCCACCCACGTCGTGGTGCTGCGCGCCGAGGGCCGCGGCTTCAACGCCGGCGTCGACATCAAGGAGATGCAGGCGACGTCGGGCTTCGACGCCCTCATCGGCGCCAACAAGGGCTGCTTCGCCGCGTTCAAGGCCGTCTACGAGTGCGCGGTGCCCGTCGTGGCCGCCGTCCAGGGCTTCTGCCTCGGCGGCGGGGTCGGGCTGGTCGGCAACGCCGACTGCATCGTGGCCTCCGACGACGCCTACTTCGGGGTGCCCGAGGTCGACCGGGGCGCCCTGGGCGCCGCGACCCACCTGGCCCGGATGGTGCCGCCCCACCTGATGCGCACCCTGTACTTCACCGGCCGGCACATCAGAGCCGCAGAGCTCGTCCCCCACGGCAGCGTGCTCGAGGTCGTCGGTCGCGACGCCCTCGACGACGCCGCCCTGGCGGTGGCCGGCGAGATCGCGGCCAAGGACACCCGCGTCATCCGCGCCGCCAAGGAGGCGCTCAACGGCATCGACCCCGTCGACGTCAACAAGAGCTACCGCTTCGAGCAGGGCTTCACCATGGAGCTCAACCTCGCCGGCGTCGCCGACGAGCTGCGCGACGACTTCGTCAGGACGTCCGGTGCCTGA
- a CDS encoding SDR family oxidoreductase, with translation MGGLPIDLTGRVVVVTGGTRGVGLGITEAFFDAGATVVTCSRSERDAPGARHVTCDVRDPDAVQALVETATREHGRLDVLVNNAGGAPYAEAADASPRFHAKVVELNLLAPLLLAQAANAVMQRQDTGGAIVNISSVSALRPSPGTAAYGAAKAGLDSLTRSLAVEWAPRVRVNALDVGIVRTEQTDLHLGGEEGAAAVAATVPLGRLATPRDVGNAAVFLASPLASYVSGATLEVHGGGERPAFLAAVEGR, from the coding sequence ATGGGCGGGCTGCCGATCGACCTCACCGGTCGCGTCGTCGTCGTCACCGGTGGGACCCGCGGCGTGGGGCTCGGCATCACCGAGGCCTTCTTCGACGCCGGCGCCACCGTCGTCACCTGCTCCCGCTCGGAGCGTGACGCCCCCGGTGCCCGCCACGTCACCTGCGACGTCCGCGACCCCGACGCGGTCCAGGCCCTGGTCGAGACGGCCACCCGCGAGCACGGGCGCCTGGACGTGCTGGTCAACAACGCCGGGGGAGCGCCGTACGCCGAGGCCGCCGACGCCTCCCCGCGCTTCCACGCCAAGGTCGTCGAGCTCAACCTGCTGGCACCCCTGCTGCTGGCGCAGGCGGCCAACGCCGTCATGCAGCGCCAGGACACCGGCGGCGCGATCGTCAACATCTCCAGCGTCTCGGCGCTGCGCCCGTCACCCGGCACCGCGGCCTACGGCGCGGCGAAGGCGGGTCTCGACAGCCTGACCCGCAGCCTGGCCGTCGAGTGGGCGCCGCGGGTGCGCGTCAACGCCCTCGACGTCGGCATCGTGCGCACCGAGCAGACCGACCTGCACCTCGGCGGCGAGGAGGGTGCGGCCGCCGTGGCGGCGACCGTCCCGCTCGGTCGGCTCGCCACGCCCCGGGACGTCGGCAACGCCGCGGTGTTCCTGGCCTCCCCGCTGGCGAGCTACGTCTCCGGCGCCACCCTCGAGGTCCACGGCGGCGGCGAGAGGCCGGCCTTCCTGGCGGCCGTCGAGGGCCGGTGA
- a CDS encoding SDR family oxidoreductase, with protein MTGICEGRIAIVTGAGRGLGREHALELARQGAAVVVNDLGTSGSGEGAASGPAQEVVVEIEAMGGRAVANGADVADFAQAEAMVRQAVDTFGGLDVLVNNAGFLRDRMLVNTSEEEWDAVVRVHLKGHFAPLRHAAAYWRDESKAGRRRDARVVNTSSGAGLQGSIGQGTYSAAKAGIAGLTLVAAAELGRYGVTVNALAPAARTRMTEAAFADTMAAPDDGFDAMHPTNVAPLVAWLASVDSGDVTGRVIESEGGRLCVEHGWRHGESEDAGRRWDPAEVGDAVRRLLAAGPDPEPVYGS; from the coding sequence GTGACCGGCATCTGTGAGGGCCGCATCGCGATCGTGACCGGCGCCGGGCGGGGGCTCGGCCGCGAGCACGCCCTCGAGCTGGCCCGCCAGGGCGCCGCCGTGGTCGTCAACGACCTCGGTACGTCCGGCTCCGGGGAGGGCGCTGCCAGCGGACCGGCCCAGGAAGTAGTCGTCGAGATCGAGGCGATGGGCGGCCGGGCGGTGGCCAACGGCGCCGACGTGGCCGACTTCGCGCAGGCCGAGGCCATGGTCCGTCAGGCGGTCGACACCTTCGGCGGCCTCGACGTCCTGGTCAACAACGCCGGCTTCCTGCGCGACCGGATGCTCGTCAACACCAGCGAGGAGGAGTGGGACGCCGTCGTCCGGGTCCACCTCAAGGGCCACTTCGCCCCGCTGCGCCACGCCGCGGCCTACTGGCGCGACGAGTCCAAGGCCGGCCGCCGCCGCGACGCCCGCGTCGTCAACACCAGCTCGGGCGCCGGGCTCCAGGGCTCCATCGGCCAGGGCACCTACTCCGCCGCGAAGGCCGGCATCGCGGGACTGACGCTGGTGGCGGCCGCCGAGCTGGGCCGCTACGGCGTCACCGTCAATGCGCTGGCCCCGGCGGCACGCACCCGGATGACCGAGGCCGCCTTCGCCGACACCATGGCCGCCCCCGACGACGGCTTCGACGCCATGCACCCCACCAACGTGGCGCCCCTCGTGGCGTGGTTGGCCAGCGTCGACTCCGGCGACGTGACCGGCCGGGTCATCGAGTCCGAGGGTGGCCGGCTGTGCGTCGAGCACGGCTGGCGCCACGGCGAGTCCGAGGATGCCGGGC